In Sinorhizobium numidicum, the following proteins share a genomic window:
- a CDS encoding ABC transporter permease, with protein MAEIAISTTSRRAGGLRKLLERYPFLPALAIVLALLALNGIFSPNSLSYRSLTGLLSTYMALILLAIAQTYVVYAGDIDLSAGSILSLVNVAIIVLMERWEGGAGAVLLALALGLVLGLACGVVNGLVVAALRLQAIVATFATSIFFTGLALYILPVAGTPAPALFWRTYGGRLLGLPFVFYILAALIVLLLVLGRARLTTQLLAVGDDQQAAYQTGLPVVSIRIRGYLLCGLFSALAAFCITGDTASGDPLVGGKMTLYSVAAVVLGGSALSGGWGTVIGSLLGALTIGLINSVVFFMGTPSEWQNFVQGFAILIVLMAGVLAGRRARP; from the coding sequence ATGGCAGAGATCGCAATCAGCACGACATCACGGCGCGCCGGCGGCCTCCGCAAACTCCTTGAGCGCTACCCCTTTCTACCGGCACTCGCCATCGTCCTGGCGCTGCTGGCCTTGAACGGCATCTTCTCGCCCAACAGCCTGAGTTATCGGTCGCTGACCGGGCTCTTGAGCACCTATATGGCGCTGATCCTCCTCGCGATCGCCCAGACCTATGTCGTCTATGCGGGCGACATCGACCTATCGGCCGGCTCGATCCTCTCGCTCGTCAATGTCGCGATCATCGTCTTGATGGAGAGATGGGAAGGGGGTGCCGGCGCCGTGCTGCTGGCGCTTGCGCTTGGCTTGGTGCTGGGGCTTGCCTGCGGTGTCGTCAACGGGCTCGTGGTCGCGGCACTGCGCCTGCAGGCGATCGTCGCGACCTTTGCGACGAGCATCTTCTTCACCGGCCTCGCGCTTTACATTCTGCCCGTTGCCGGCACCCCGGCGCCGGCCCTGTTCTGGCGCACCTATGGCGGCCGGCTGCTGGGCCTGCCCTTCGTCTTCTATATCCTGGCGGCGCTGATCGTGCTGCTGCTGGTGCTCGGCCGCGCGCGCCTCACCACACAACTGCTCGCTGTCGGCGACGACCAGCAGGCGGCCTATCAGACCGGATTGCCGGTGGTCTCGATCAGGATCAGGGGCTATCTGCTCTGCGGCCTTTTCTCGGCCCTTGCCGCTTTCTGCATCACGGGCGACACGGCAAGCGGCGATCCGCTCGTCGGCGGCAAGATGACGCTCTACAGCGTCGCCGCCGTGGTGCTCGGCGGCAGCGCCCTTTCCGGCGGCTGGGGAACCGTGATCGGCTCGCTCTTGGGCGCGCTGACGATCGGGCTCATCAACTCGGTGGTGTTTTTCATGGGCACGCCGTCCGAGTGGCAGAATTTCGTGCAGGGCTTCGCGATCCTCATCGTGCTGATGGCGGGCGTGCTCGCCGGCCGGAGGGCGCGCCCATGA
- a CDS encoding ABC transporter permease, translating into MSNVLSFFRQPIVVALFLIVVLLYLGEILSPGFATGGQILRLLIVASLLGIVAAGQNVVILGGREGIDLSVGGVVSLSAIIAGNVMNGGDAGILPAIAACLAAGAFFGLLNGLGITLLRIPPLVMTLGMLGVLQGLLVVIRMGIPSGRAAPALSSFVTQPLVFGIPGIIWLWIAIGILMAFMLNRTVFGHRIYAIGSNEHAAFMAGVPVRLMRIALFMISGMFAAIAGLCLLGYSGSSFANVGEQYTLTSIIAVVFGGTSLAGGKGGYTGTMAGAILLVILQGILTTVNIDESGRQMVFGATLLLLMTFYGRGRAMRA; encoded by the coding sequence ATGAGCAACGTCCTTTCCTTTTTCCGTCAGCCGATCGTCGTCGCTCTGTTCTTGATCGTGGTGCTCCTCTATCTTGGCGAAATACTGTCGCCGGGCTTTGCCACCGGCGGGCAGATCCTGCGGCTGCTGATCGTTGCTTCACTGCTCGGCATCGTCGCGGCCGGGCAGAACGTCGTCATCCTCGGCGGCAGGGAGGGGATCGATCTCTCGGTCGGCGGCGTGGTGTCGCTGTCGGCGATCATTGCTGGCAACGTGATGAACGGTGGCGATGCGGGTATTTTGCCGGCTATCGCCGCCTGCCTTGCGGCCGGCGCCTTCTTCGGCCTGCTGAACGGCCTCGGGATCACGCTCCTGCGTATCCCGCCGCTGGTGATGACGCTCGGTATGCTCGGCGTGCTGCAGGGCCTGCTCGTCGTCATCCGCATGGGCATTCCCTCCGGCCGCGCCGCGCCTGCTCTTTCGAGCTTCGTCACCCAGCCGCTGGTCTTCGGCATTCCGGGCATCATCTGGCTCTGGATCGCCATCGGCATCCTCATGGCCTTCATGCTCAACCGCACCGTCTTCGGCCACCGCATCTACGCGATCGGCTCGAATGAACACGCAGCCTTCATGGCGGGCGTCCCGGTTAGGCTCATGCGCATCGCGCTCTTCATGATCTCCGGCATGTTCGCCGCGATCGCTGGCCTCTGCCTGCTCGGCTATTCCGGCTCGTCCTTCGCCAATGTCGGGGAACAGTACACGCTCACCTCCATCATTGCGGTCGTCTTCGGTGGCACCTCGCTTGCCGGCGGCAAGGGCGGTTATACCGGCACCATGGCCGGCGCGATCCTGCTCGTCATCCTGCAAGGGATTCTCACCACGGTGAATATCGACGAGTCCGGCCGGCAGATGGTGTTCGGGGCGACGCTGCTGCTGCTTATGACCTTCTACGGCCGCGGACGGGCAATGCGCGCATGA